The proteins below come from a single Methanolobus chelungpuianus genomic window:
- a CDS encoding ParB/Srx family N-terminal domain-containing protein: protein MASDSILVKIGGISTEIKMGEIEIDQIIFDEGNPRIGFHKDTQPFTNLSQNQIIFALSNKNRDAYAKLKENIEVNEGIVNPIWIEPIDHEIYRVIEGNTRLLIYRDLREKYPYKDFFKTIPCRILPAKITEEQRNFIRLEAHLRGTTPWDAYEKARYLFFLWNKEGYTYSQLANQTKLTEKEIVQSIQAFRDMEDQYLPKYGNDPSEVLKFSYFVEYEKNNKLKDQMNKIGLVTSDFCDWVGNNKISKAQDVREIYHLLESDQVREIFIKEGFEEAKEILGTIKPCLVDPLYQNIENVIEDIKNIPSYQISEMREGQQQSKKELILKLRDEVNRFVDRYLMEENT, encoded by the coding sequence ATGGCTTCAGATTCAATTTTAGTGAAAATTGGTGGGATCTCAACTGAAATAAAAATGGGTGAGATTGAGATTGATCAAATTATTTTTGATGAAGGAAACCCAAGAATCGGCTTTCATAAAGATACCCAACCATTTACAAATTTGAGTCAAAACCAAATAATTTTTGCCTTATCCAACAAAAATAGAGATGCTTATGCGAAACTGAAGGAAAATATAGAAGTCAATGAGGGAATTGTAAATCCCATATGGATTGAACCAATAGACCACGAGATATATCGAGTAATAGAAGGAAACACTAGATTACTTATTTATAGAGATTTACGTGAAAAATACCCTTATAAAGATTTTTTTAAAACAATCCCATGTAGAATACTGCCTGCGAAAATAACTGAAGAACAAAGGAATTTTATTAGATTAGAGGCACATTTAAGGGGAACAACTCCATGGGATGCATATGAAAAAGCTAGATATTTGTTCTTTTTATGGAATAAAGAAGGTTATACATATAGCCAATTAGCAAATCAAACAAAATTAACTGAAAAAGAAATCGTTCAATCTATCCAGGCATTTAGAGATATGGAAGATCAATACTTACCAAAATATGGGAACGATCCAAGTGAAGTTTTAAAGTTCAGTTACTTTGTAGAGTATGAAAAGAATAACAAACTCAAAGATCAAATGAATAAAATCGGATTAGTAACTTCGGATTTTTGCGATTGGGTAGGAAACAATAAAATCAGCAAGGCACAAGATGTTCGTGAAATATATCACTTATTAGAAAGCGATCAAGTGAGAGAAATATTCATTAAAGAGGGATTTGAAGAAGCAAAAGAAATACTAGGCACTATAAAGCCTTGCTTAGTAGATCCCTTATACCAAAATATAGAGAATGTAATAGAAGATATAAAAAATATACCGAGTTACCAAATTAGTGAGATGAGAGAGGGACAACAACAATCTAAAAAGGAACTAATTCTGAAACTGAGAGACGAAGTGAACAGGTTTGTAGATCGCTATCTAATGGAGGAAAATACATAA
- a CDS encoding class I SAM-dependent methyltransferase: MSSENTRVFPVEKSGKLDSRFRRWLHNPQKILRPYVKEGMSVLEVGCGPGFFTLDIARMAGKSGRVVAVDLQEGMLEIVREKIRGSGLEGNIVLHKCEVDRLGVSGSFDLVFLFYVVHEVPDRRALFRELVALLRDGGLVYVEEPPFEVSKKAFEETLRIAGSAGLVVTERPKRFPDKVAVLKKP, from the coding sequence GTGTCCTCCGAAAACACCCGCGTATTCCCCGTAGAAAAATCCGGCAAGCTTGACAGCAGGTTTCGCAGATGGCTGCATAACCCGCAGAAGATACTCCGCCCCTATGTAAAGGAAGGGATGAGCGTTCTTGAAGTCGGGTGCGGGCCGGGCTTCTTTACTCTCGACATTGCACGGATGGCCGGGAAGAGCGGGCGGGTGGTGGCCGTTGATCTGCAGGAAGGCATGCTTGAGATAGTGCGGGAGAAGATCAGGGGGTCGGGGCTTGAGGGCAACATAGTGCTGCACAAATGCGAGGTGGACCGGCTGGGCGTGTCCGGGAGCTTTGACCTGGTGTTCCTGTTCTACGTGGTCCACGAGGTGCCGGACAGGAGGGCGCTCTTCAGGGAGCTGGTGGCGCTGCTCAGGGACGGCGGGCTTGTGTATGTTGAAGAGCCGCCCTTTGAAGTGTCAAAGAAGGCTTTTGAGGAAACGCTGAGAATCGCCGGCAGTGCGGGACTTGTGGTTACGGAGAGGCCGAAGCGCTTTCCTGATAAGGTGGCGGTATTGAAAAAGCCGTAG
- a CDS encoding type II toxin-antitoxin system HicA family toxin: MKLGFVVVRQKGSHVLLQRGHDTVTVPLHDPLKKGTLNNVLKQANVSLEEFLTER; this comes from the coding sequence GTGAAACTTGGTTTTGTAGTCGTAAGACAGAAGGGCAGCCACGTGCTCCTTCAACGCGGACACGACACCGTGACCGTACCTTTGCATGACCCTCTGAAAAAGGGTACATTGAATAATGTCCTCAAGCAAGCAAATGTATCACTTGAAGAGTTTTTGACAGAAAGGTGA
- a CDS encoding type II toxin-antitoxin system HicB family antitoxin, translating to MEYTIVLEIAEEGGYTARCLELPAAISEGDTREEALENIKEAIELVLEVTQEQARVLGEIAKVDVASA from the coding sequence ATGGAATACACAATCGTTCTTGAAATAGCAGAAGAGGGCGGATACACAGCACGTTGCCTTGAACTTCCGGCAGCGATAAGTGAAGGAGATACCAGAGAAGAAGCGCTTGAAAACATCAAGGAAGCTATTGAACTCGTGCTTGAGGTCACTCAGGAACAGGCCAGGGTACTTGGTGAGATTGCAAAGGTTGATGTCGCAAGTGCCTGA
- a CDS encoding VOC family protein — protein sequence MRIILTSVFVNDQNRALKFYTEKLGFVKKNDVAAGDYRWLTVVSPEDQNGTELLLEPGNNPVAQAYQKGIFEQGIPAASFGVKDVRAEYEKLKERGVKFTMEPTEVMPHVIIAVLDDSCGNLIQIQQTPQK from the coding sequence ATGAGAATCATACTAACCTCAGTATTCGTAAACGATCAGAACAGGGCCCTGAAATTCTACACCGAAAAGCTTGGCTTCGTGAAAAAGAACGATGTTGCTGCCGGAGATTACAGGTGGCTTACCGTCGTTTCCCCTGAAGACCAGAACGGGACCGAGCTTTTGCTTGAGCCCGGCAACAATCCGGTAGCTCAGGCCTATCAGAAAGGGATATTCGAGCAGGGCATCCCTGCTGCATCCTTTGGTGTTAAGGATGTCCGCGCAGAGTATGAAAAGCTGAAAGAGCGGGGCGTGAAGTTCACGATGGAGCCGACAGAAGTGATGCCCCATGTGATCATAGCAGTCCTGGACGATAGCTGCGGCAACCTGATACAGATACAACAGACGCCGCAGAAATAA
- a CDS encoding Fic family protein: protein MHIEKRKQGNNTKYYLSHSYRVGKKTRKIRHYLGLNLTDQEIGERRAEAEKEIGEQIQARTDLLKFSLTRKEIEKLNEYDREIEIVHLDADDWKVFTEKFVFNTNAIEGSQVTPEEVHGLLRHDEEATSSDELEALNVAKAVEFVKNTDEKLSPELIRKLHRLCFEGSKKFAGNFRNVEVVIRNAYGEVVHRGIPKEEIVNELEELAHWYNDNAEGLKPLVLAALVHNQFEFIHPFEDGNGRVGRLLLNYVLLRHGYPPINILFTDRGRYYHCLQRYSSEDKLEDTLEFLVEQYRKGLR, encoded by the coding sequence ATGCATATTGAAAAAAGGAAACAGGGAAATAACACCAAGTATTACCTGTCCCATTCCTACCGCGTCGGAAAAAAGACCAGGAAGATACGGCATTACCTGGGCCTCAACCTGACCGATCAGGAGATCGGGGAGCGCAGGGCCGAAGCTGAGAAGGAGATCGGGGAGCAGATACAGGCCAGGACCGACCTGCTGAAGTTCTCGCTCACGAGAAAAGAGATCGAGAAGCTCAACGAGTACGACAGGGAGATAGAGATAGTCCACCTTGATGCGGATGACTGGAAGGTCTTCACCGAGAAGTTCGTGTTCAACACCAACGCCATCGAGGGTTCACAGGTGACACCGGAGGAGGTTCACGGCCTGCTCCGTCATGACGAGGAAGCCACCAGTTCTGATGAGCTCGAGGCGCTCAACGTGGCAAAGGCCGTGGAGTTCGTAAAGAACACTGACGAGAAACTGTCACCGGAGCTTATCAGGAAGCTGCACAGGCTGTGCTTTGAAGGCTCCAAGAAATTTGCCGGCAACTTCAGGAATGTTGAGGTAGTGATACGCAACGCCTACGGCGAGGTGGTGCACCGGGGTATCCCGAAGGAGGAAATCGTGAACGAACTTGAGGAACTTGCACACTGGTACAATGACAATGCAGAGGGACTGAAGCCCCTGGTGCTGGCCGCCCTGGTCCACAACCAGTTCGAGTTCATCCACCCCTTCGAGGACGGCAACGGCAGGGTGGGACGGCTGCTGCTGAACTACGTGCTGCTCCGCCACGGCTACCCGCCAATCAACATACTGTTCACGGACAGGGGCAGGTACTACCATTGCCTGCAGAGGTACTCCAGCGAGGACAAGCTCGAGGATACGCTGGAGTTCCTGGTGGAGCAGTACAGGAAAGGGTTGAGGTGA
- a CDS encoding DUF3795 domain-containing protein, giving the protein MEIRYPEIGICGLSCRLCPNYHMTTGSRCSGCKSEGRMAVGCPFITCALKKKGIEFCWDCVESETCEKWKKHRDAGKKNDSFKCYQKLEDDIAFIQANGVVEFEKSQMVRERLLKGMLQQFNEGRSKSYYCIAATVMEVGELSEALDKAAKGSEGLALKERSRLLHSILDDIAARKHYCLKLRK; this is encoded by the coding sequence ATGGAGATCAGATACCCTGAGATTGGAATATGCGGCCTTTCCTGCAGGCTTTGCCCGAACTATCACATGACCACGGGAAGCCGGTGCTCAGGCTGTAAAAGCGAAGGCAGGATGGCAGTAGGCTGTCCTTTCATCACCTGTGCATTAAAGAAGAAGGGAATTGAGTTCTGCTGGGATTGCGTGGAGAGCGAAACCTGTGAAAAGTGGAAAAAGCACAGGGATGCAGGGAAAAAGAACGATTCCTTCAAGTGCTATCAGAAACTTGAAGACGATATCGCCTTCATCCAAGCAAATGGTGTCGTCGAATTTGAAAAGTCTCAAATGGTAAGGGAAAGATTACTGAAGGGAATGCTGCAGCAGTTCAACGAGGGGCGTTCGAAAAGCTATTACTGTATCGCAGCCACGGTCATGGAGGTGGGGGAATTGAGCGAGGCGTTGGATAAAGCAGCGAAGGGGTCCGAAGGATTGGCCCTTAAGGAAAGGTCCAGATTGCTCCATTCCATATTGGATGATATCGCCGCCAGGAAACATTACTGTCTGAAATTGAGGAAATGA